One region of Cinclus cinclus chromosome 1, bCinCin1.1, whole genome shotgun sequence genomic DNA includes:
- the CYRIB gene encoding CYFIP-related Rac1 interactor B isoform X2 has translation MGNLIKVLTRDIDHNAAHFFLDFENAQPTESEKEIYNQVNVVLKDAEGILEDLQSYRGAGHEIREAIQHPNDEKLQEKAWGAVVPLVGKLKKFYEFSQRLEAGLRGLLGALTSTPYSPTQHLEREQALAKQFAEILHFTLRFDELKMTNPAIQNDFSYYRRTLSRMRINNVPAEGENEVNNELANRMSLFYAEATPMLKTLSDATTKFVSENKNLPIENTTDCLSTMASVCRVMLETPEYRSRFTNEETVSFCLRVMVGVIILYDHVHPVGAFAKTSKIDMKGCIKVLKDQPPNSVEGLLNALRYTTKHLNDETTSKQIKSMLQ, from the exons ATGGGTAATCTCATTAAGGTGCTAACCAGGGACATAGACCACAATGCAGCACATTTTTTCTTGGATTTTGAAA ATGCCCAACCTACAGaatctgaaaaggaaatttataATCAGGTGAATGTAGTGTTAAAGGATGCAGAAGGAATACTGGAAGACTTGCAGTCATATAGAGGAGCTGGCCATGAAATACGAGAG GCAATACAGCATCCAAATGATGAGAAGCTCCAAGAGAAGGCATGGGGTGCAGTTGTTCCGCTAGTAGGCAAACTAAAGAAATTCTATGAATTTTCTCAAAGACTAG AGGCAGGACTGCGGGGCCTGCTGGGAGCCCTGACGAGCACTCCGTATTCCCCAACACAGCACCTGGAGCGAGAGCAGGCTCTTGCTAAGCAGTTTGCAGAAATTCTTCACTTTACACTCCGGTTTGATGAGCTCAAG ATGACAAATCCTGCTATACAGAATGACTTCAGCTACTACAGAAGAACTCTGAGCCGTATGAGGATTAACAATGTCCCA gcagagggagaaaatgaagtaaataatgagttggcaaacagaatgtcttTATTTTATGCTGAAGCAACGCCAATGTTGAAAACCTTAAGTGATGCCACAACAAAGTTTGTGTCAGAG AATAAAAATTTGCCAATAGAGAATACAACAGATTGTTTAAGCACCATGGCGAGTGTGTGCAGGGTCATGCTGGAAACCCC GGAATATAGAAGCAGGTTTACAAATGAGGAAACAGTATCATTCTGTCTGAGGGTAATGGTGGGTGTCATCATACTCTATGACCACGTGCATCCGGTGGGCGCTTTTGCCAAAACTTCAAAAATTGAT ATGAAAGGATGCATCAAAGTTCTTAAAGACCAGCCTCCTAACAGTGTAGAAGGCCTTCTAAATGCTCTCAG
- the CYRIB gene encoding CYFIP-related Rac1 interactor B isoform X1 — MGNLLKVLTCTDLEQGPNFFLDFENAQPTESEKEIYNQVNVVLKDAEGILEDLQSYRGAGHEIREAIQHPNDEKLQEKAWGAVVPLVGKLKKFYEFSQRLEAGLRGLLGALTSTPYSPTQHLEREQALAKQFAEILHFTLRFDELKMTNPAIQNDFSYYRRTLSRMRINNVPAEGENEVNNELANRMSLFYAEATPMLKTLSDATTKFVSENKNLPIENTTDCLSTMASVCRVMLETPEYRSRFTNEETVSFCLRVMVGVIILYDHVHPVGAFAKTSKIDMKGCIKVLKDQPPNSVEGLLNALRYTTKHLNDETTSKQIKSMLQ, encoded by the exons ATGGGGAACCTTCTAAAAGTTTTGACATGCACAGACCTTGAGCAGGGGCCaaattttttccttgattttgaAA ATGCCCAACCTACAGaatctgaaaaggaaatttataATCAGGTGAATGTAGTGTTAAAGGATGCAGAAGGAATACTGGAAGACTTGCAGTCATATAGAGGAGCTGGCCATGAAATACGAGAG GCAATACAGCATCCAAATGATGAGAAGCTCCAAGAGAAGGCATGGGGTGCAGTTGTTCCGCTAGTAGGCAAACTAAAGAAATTCTATGAATTTTCTCAAAGACTAG AGGCAGGACTGCGGGGCCTGCTGGGAGCCCTGACGAGCACTCCGTATTCCCCAACACAGCACCTGGAGCGAGAGCAGGCTCTTGCTAAGCAGTTTGCAGAAATTCTTCACTTTACACTCCGGTTTGATGAGCTCAAG ATGACAAATCCTGCTATACAGAATGACTTCAGCTACTACAGAAGAACTCTGAGCCGTATGAGGATTAACAATGTCCCA gcagagggagaaaatgaagtaaataatgagttggcaaacagaatgtcttTATTTTATGCTGAAGCAACGCCAATGTTGAAAACCTTAAGTGATGCCACAACAAAGTTTGTGTCAGAG AATAAAAATTTGCCAATAGAGAATACAACAGATTGTTTAAGCACCATGGCGAGTGTGTGCAGGGTCATGCTGGAAACCCC GGAATATAGAAGCAGGTTTACAAATGAGGAAACAGTATCATTCTGTCTGAGGGTAATGGTGGGTGTCATCATACTCTATGACCACGTGCATCCGGTGGGCGCTTTTGCCAAAACTTCAAAAATTGAT ATGAAAGGATGCATCAAAGTTCTTAAAGACCAGCCTCCTAACAGTGTAGAAGGCCTTCTAAATGCTCTCAG